One genomic segment of Helianthus annuus cultivar XRQ/B chromosome 14, HanXRQr2.0-SUNRISE, whole genome shotgun sequence includes these proteins:
- the LOC110908763 gene encoding peptidyl-prolyl cis-trans isomerase CYP18-2, with translation MPGAEGGPPEVTLETSMGSFTVEMYDKHAPRTCKNFIELSRRGYYNNVKFHRIIKDFIVQGGDPTGTGRGGESIYGSKFEDEITPKLKHTGAGILSMANAGPNTNGSQFFITLAPAQSLDGKHTIFGRVCRGMEIVKRLGSVQTDNTDRPIHDVKILRTAVKD, from the exons ATGCCAGGCGCAGAAGGAGGTCCACCGGAGGTAACTCTCGAAACATCCATGGGCTCTTTCACCGTTGAG ATGTACGATAAGCACGCACCTAGGACTTGCAAAAACTTCATTGAACTGTCTCGAAGGGGCTACTACAACAACGTTAAGTTTCACAGAATCATTAAG GATTTTATTGTTCAAGGAGGTGATCCCACTGGCACTGGTAGAGGTGGAGAATCTATTTACGG TTCAAAGTTTGAGGATGAGATCACCCCAAAGTTGAAGCATACGGGAGCTGGTATCTTATCTATGGCTAATGCTGGTCCGAATACAAATGGAAGTCAGTTCTTTATCACATTGGCCCCAGCGCAATCGCTTGATG GAAAGCACACGATATTTGGAAGAGTGTGCAGAGGAATGGAGATTGTCAAGAGACTTGGTAGTGTTCAGACTGATAATACCGACAG GCCAATTCATGACGTGAAGATACTACGGACAGCAGTTAAGGATTGA